One Dreissena polymorpha isolate Duluth1 chromosome 9, UMN_Dpol_1.0, whole genome shotgun sequence genomic window carries:
- the LOC127846513 gene encoding fatty acid-binding protein homolog 6-like, whose translation MAKLIGKWKLETQDDNWDEYMKAVGVGFATRQIGKRTSSWEEIKQNGEDWTLNITSTFKNVYLQFKLGEEFEETTMDGRNVQSVFNEEDGKLVHYQKSTTVGQPDSVVIRERVDDHTMTVTFEAIGKSIKSVRKFVRLPA comes from the exons ATGGCGAAGTTGATCGGGAAATGGAAGCTTGAAACTCAAGATGACAACTGGGACGAGTACATGAAAGCCGTCG GTGTGGGTTTTGCCACTCGTCAGATCGGCAAGCGCACGAGTAGCTGGGAGGAGATCAAACAGAACGGCGAGGACTGGACCCTCAACATCACCTCCACATTCAAGAACGTCTACCTCCAGTTTAAACTGGGCGAGGAGTTCGAAGAAACCACCATGGACGGACGAAACGTACAG TCAGTTTTCAATGAGGAGGACGGCAAACTCGTGCACTACCAGAAGTCCACAACTGTTGGACAACCCGACTCCGTGGTTATCAGAGAACGGGTGGACGATCACACTATGACAGTG ACTTTTGAAGCAATCGGGAAGAGTATAAAATCAGTTCGAAAATTCGTCAGACTGCCTGCCTAA
- the LOC127846512 gene encoding sodium/calcium exchanger regulatory protein 1-like has translation MKDLVGKWKLDWDRNDNFEEYLKAVGLNILFRKAGKAVVPTEVIEQVDDDTWSLYVTASVRHSHLKFRFGEEVHETTMDGRKCVSTFSVNDDGVLVQYQRSLNPSVPDTVITRKRSSSNLFIQEYEAVGTKVKSTRKFIRLES, from the exons ATGAAAGATTTGGTTGGCAAGTGGAAATTGGACTGGGATAGGAACGACAACTTTGAAGAGTACCTGAAAGCAGTAG GCCTAAACATTCTGTTCAGAAAGGCAGGCAAGGCCGTGGTGCCGACGGAAGTCATCGAGCAGGTGGACGATGACACGTGGTCCTTGTACGTGACTGCGTCCGTGCGGCACAGCCACCTAAAGTTCCGGTTCGGAGAGGAGGTGCACGAGACCACCATGGACGGCCGGAAGTGCGTG TCAACATTCTCAGTGAACGATGATGGCGTGCTGGTGCAGTACCAGAGGTCGCTAAACCCCAGTGTACCGGACACGGTGATCACGCGGAAGCGCTCCAGCAGCAACCTCTTTATACAG GAATACGAAGCAGTCGGAACAAAAGTGAAATCCACACGAAAGTTCATCCGTCTTGAATCGTGA